A portion of the Candidatus Eisenbacteria bacterium genome contains these proteins:
- a CDS encoding glutamate mutase L — MSGDIRSILATDCGSTTTKAILIEREADGFRLKTRGEAPTTVEAPFEDVTRGVLNAVREVEELRGRPLLDGERIRTPQQGEAGVDLYVSTSSAGGGLQMMVSGLVLQMTGESAQRAALGAGAIVMDVMALNDGRRPHEKIRRLRQLRPDMILLSGGTDGGDVRRVAEMAELLAAADPKARLGAGYELPVVFAGNRDAAATVASSLGSRVALSTVPNLRPTLERENLGPARDAIHELFMEHVMAHAPGYKKLMTWTAVPIMPTPGAVGLIIEKIARRDRRSVLGVDIGGATTDIFSVFDDPGGAGPVFNRTVSANLGMSYSISNVMAEAGLDGILRWVPFPVDEVELRNRIKNKMIRPTTIPQSLEDLVLEQAICREALRLSFEQHRALAVGLKGRQQARDISDALEQSASGASLVDLMALGLLVGSGGVLSHAPRRAQAMLMMIDAFLPEGVTALAVDSIFMTPQLGVLSTVHEEAAAQVFERDCLVHLGACVAPMGPGRAGHACMSVELTPERGAPARHAVTYGEFTLVPVPQGGRVRLEVRPERGFDVGAGRGKPLQTEVEAGVVGIVLDARGRRPFTLPEDAAARIAKLREWNRAMSLYPREV; from the coding sequence ATGAGCGGTGACATCCGGTCGATTCTCGCGACCGACTGCGGCTCGACCACGACCAAGGCGATCCTCATCGAGCGGGAGGCCGACGGTTTCCGGCTCAAGACGCGGGGTGAGGCTCCGACCACCGTGGAGGCGCCGTTCGAGGACGTGACGCGCGGCGTGCTGAACGCCGTCCGCGAGGTCGAGGAGCTTCGCGGACGGCCGTTGCTCGACGGCGAGCGCATCCGCACGCCGCAGCAGGGAGAGGCCGGCGTGGACCTCTACGTCTCGACGTCGAGCGCCGGCGGCGGGCTGCAGATGATGGTCTCGGGGCTGGTGCTGCAGATGACGGGCGAGAGCGCGCAGCGTGCCGCGCTCGGCGCGGGCGCGATCGTGATGGACGTGATGGCGCTGAACGACGGGCGCCGGCCGCACGAGAAGATCCGCCGCCTCCGTCAGCTGCGACCCGACATGATCCTGCTCTCCGGCGGGACCGACGGCGGCGACGTCCGCCGGGTCGCGGAGATGGCCGAGCTGCTCGCCGCGGCCGATCCCAAGGCGCGCCTCGGCGCCGGATACGAGCTGCCGGTGGTCTTCGCCGGGAATCGCGACGCGGCGGCGACCGTCGCATCGAGCCTCGGGTCGCGCGTCGCCCTTTCGACCGTTCCCAACCTGAGGCCGACGCTGGAGCGCGAGAACCTCGGACCGGCCCGCGACGCGATCCACGAACTGTTCATGGAACACGTCATGGCGCACGCGCCCGGCTACAAGAAGCTCATGACCTGGACGGCCGTGCCGATCATGCCCACTCCCGGGGCCGTGGGCCTCATCATCGAGAAGATCGCACGGCGCGACCGCCGCTCGGTGCTGGGCGTGGACATCGGCGGCGCGACCACCGACATCTTCTCGGTGTTCGACGATCCGGGCGGCGCCGGGCCGGTGTTCAACCGCACGGTCTCGGCCAACCTGGGAATGAGCTACTCGATCTCGAACGTCATGGCGGAGGCGGGGCTGGACGGCATCCTGCGCTGGGTGCCGTTCCCCGTGGACGAAGTCGAGCTGCGAAACCGGATCAAGAACAAGATGATCCGTCCCACCACCATCCCGCAGTCCCTCGAGGACCTCGTCCTCGAGCAGGCCATCTGCCGCGAGGCCCTGCGGCTGTCCTTCGAGCAGCATCGCGCGCTCGCGGTCGGGCTCAAGGGACGCCAGCAGGCCCGCGACATCTCGGATGCGCTCGAGCAGTCGGCGAGCGGCGCCTCGCTCGTGGACCTGATGGCCCTCGGCCTGCTGGTCGGCTCGGGCGGGGTGCTCTCGCACGCGCCGCGGCGCGCGCAGGCGATGCTGATGATGATCGACGCGTTCCTGCCCGAGGGTGTCACGGCGCTCGCGGTGGACAGCATCTTCATGACCCCGCAGCTGGGAGTGCTCTCGACCGTTCACGAGGAGGCGGCCGCCCAGGTCTTCGAACGGGACTGCCTCGTCCACCTCGGCGCGTGCGTCGCCCCGATGGGGCCGGGACGAGCCGGCCATGCCTGCATGAGCGTCGAGCTGACGCCCGAGCGGGGCGCCCCGGCACGACACGCCGTGACCTACGGCGAGTTCACGCTCGTGCCCGTTCCGCAGGGCGGGCGGGTGCGGCTGGAGGTGCGGCCGGAACGCGGCTTCGACGTCGGGGCGGGGCGCGGCAAGCCGCTGCAGACGGAAGTGGAAGCGGGTGTCGTGGGCATCGTTCTGGACGCGCGCGGGCGCCGGCCCTTCACGCTGCCGGAGGACGCCGCCGCGCGCATCGCCAAACTGCGCGAGTGGAACCGGGCGATGTCCCTGTACCCGCGGGAGGTCTGA
- the tdh gene encoding L-threonine 3-dehydrogenase, translating to MRAIVKASAAPGVEIREVPVPAAGPGEVLLKVKRAGVCGTDLHIWNWDRWSQGRVRPPVTLGHEFVGEVVELGEGVDHVTPGELVSAESHVICHTCTACRNNLGHVCENTRILGVDLNGGFTEYVAIPAVNAWRVPPGVPLEVAAILEPTGNAVHTAFSGPLSGCNIGVTGCGPIGLFAIGIARAAGASRVIASDVSAYRLELARRMHADAVIDVSKENFVERVKEVTHGRGLDGVLEMSGNPQAMRDGLQSLRNGGRLSLLGLPTEPFDLDWNRLLIFKGVTLHGIVGRRMYETWDQLDQLLRSGRLDLRPSITHVMAMERFDEAVGLLREGRAGKIVLVPWGEAE from the coding sequence ATGCGGGCGATCGTCAAGGCCTCCGCGGCCCCGGGCGTCGAGATTCGCGAGGTGCCGGTGCCGGCCGCCGGACCCGGCGAGGTCCTGCTGAAGGTCAAACGCGCCGGAGTGTGCGGCACCGACCTGCACATCTGGAACTGGGACCGCTGGTCGCAGGGCCGCGTGCGGCCGCCGGTGACGCTCGGCCACGAGTTCGTCGGCGAGGTGGTCGAACTCGGCGAGGGCGTGGACCACGTCACGCCCGGCGAACTGGTGTCGGCCGAGAGCCACGTGATCTGCCACACGTGCACGGCGTGCCGGAACAACCTCGGGCACGTGTGCGAGAACACCCGGATCCTCGGCGTGGATCTCAACGGCGGGTTCACCGAGTACGTGGCGATCCCGGCCGTGAACGCCTGGCGCGTTCCGCCGGGCGTGCCGCTCGAGGTCGCGGCGATCCTGGAGCCGACGGGCAACGCGGTGCACACGGCGTTCTCCGGCCCGCTTTCGGGCTGCAACATCGGCGTGACCGGCTGCGGACCGATCGGCCTGTTCGCGATCGGCATCGCGCGCGCCGCCGGCGCCTCGCGGGTGATCGCCTCGGACGTTTCGGCCTACCGGCTCGAGCTGGCGCGCCGGATGCACGCCGACGCGGTGATCGACGTTTCGAAGGAGAACTTCGTCGAACGGGTGAAGGAAGTGACGCACGGACGCGGGCTCGACGGCGTGCTCGAGATGTCCGGCAACCCGCAGGCCATGCGCGACGGACTGCAGTCGCTGCGCAACGGCGGGCGGCTGTCGCTGCTCGGGCTGCCGACCGAACCCTTCGACCTGGACTGGAACCGGCTGCTGATCTTCAAGGGCGTCACGCTGCACGGCATCGTCGGGCGCCGGATGTACGAGACGTGGGACCAGCTCGACCAGCTCCTGCGATCGGGCCGGCTGGACCTTCGACCGTCCATCACGCACGTGATGGCGATGGAGCGCTTCGACGAGGCCGTCGGACTGCTGCGCGAAGGTCGCGCGGGCAAGATCGTGCTCGTTCCGTGGGGCGAGGCGGAGTAG
- the gcvT gene encoding glycine cleavage system aminomethyltransferase GcvT — protein MKQTPFTEFHRAAGAKLVEFAGFEMPVRYTGDVREHLAVRNTAGLFDITHMGEFEVRGAQAGEWLDRMLTNHVGGMAIGQCLYSPMCRPDAGIVDDLLVYRYADRFMLVVNASNMAKDFAWLDSHRPAGISLEDRSAATALLAVQGPKASAVLAGHVPAAALDLGFYRFTEGGIFGVPATVSRTGYTGEDGFELYFEPAHGAAVWEGLLRAGEPHGLELVGLGARDTLRLEMGYMLYGNDIDDTTTPLEAGLGWTVKLAKGEFHGSAVLAKQKAEGLKRRLVGFQLEGRRVPRHGMNIVAGGRTVGQVTSGTFSPSLERPIGMGYVETALAANGTALEIQAGSSLLAARVTARPFYTRGSHRS, from the coding sequence CTGAAGCAGACGCCGTTCACGGAGTTCCATCGCGCCGCCGGCGCGAAGCTCGTCGAGTTCGCGGGCTTCGAGATGCCGGTCCGCTACACGGGCGACGTCCGCGAACACCTCGCGGTTCGCAACACCGCGGGCCTGTTCGACATCACGCACATGGGCGAGTTCGAGGTGCGGGGCGCCCAGGCGGGCGAGTGGCTCGACCGCATGCTCACCAACCACGTCGGTGGGATGGCGATCGGGCAGTGCCTCTACTCGCCGATGTGCCGTCCCGACGCGGGCATCGTGGATGACCTGCTCGTCTATCGTTACGCGGATCGCTTCATGCTGGTCGTGAATGCGTCGAACATGGCGAAGGACTTCGCCTGGCTCGACTCCCACCGGCCGGCCGGGATCTCGCTCGAGGACCGCTCCGCGGCGACGGCGTTGCTGGCGGTGCAGGGCCCGAAGGCCTCCGCCGTGCTGGCCGGCCACGTGCCGGCGGCGGCGCTTGATCTCGGCTTCTACCGCTTCACCGAAGGCGGAATCTTCGGCGTCCCCGCAACGGTTTCGCGGACCGGCTACACCGGCGAAGACGGCTTCGAGCTGTACTTCGAGCCCGCTCACGGAGCCGCCGTCTGGGAAGGGCTGTTGCGGGCGGGGGAGCCGCATGGACTGGAACTCGTCGGCCTGGGAGCGCGCGACACGTTGCGGCTCGAAATGGGCTACATGCTCTACGGAAACGACATTGACGACACGACCACCCCGCTCGAAGCCGGCCTGGGCTGGACCGTCAAGCTCGCCAAGGGCGAGTTCCACGGCAGCGCGGTCCTGGCGAAGCAGAAGGCGGAGGGCCTCAAGCGTCGCCTGGTCGGCTTCCAGCTCGAAGGCCGACGCGTTCCGCGTCACGGCATGAACATCGTCGCGGGCGGACGCACCGTCGGGCAGGTCACGAGCGGCACCTTCAGTCCGAGTCTCGAGCGACCCATCGGCATGGGCTACGTCGAGACGGCGCTCGCCGCCAACGGGACGGCGCTCGAGATCCAGGCCGGCAGCAGCTTGCTCGCCGCGCGGGTCACCGCGCGACCGTTCTACACCCGCGGTTCGCACCGCTCATGA
- a CDS encoding ABC transporter substrate-binding protein: MRRHGWSLATLLLVTLAGGCGGPVTREAWVDRVPLPADTMVTPMARTGVHGGRFRMGVSSAPRTFNPVVANEASSNEVCGKLYTSLTDVDYITGDDIALVAKSWEFSPDERTVTFHLRHGLRFSDGQPLTSADVLFSFDVYMDDSLRSAAQEALTWRDSLTGERHKFSYAAPDSYTFQVTGPRPYSLMLAATGSIRILPRHVLEAPFRSGGFASAYNIDTPAAKLVTSGPWRLRQFVPGEKVELERNPYWFGVDANGGRLPYLDALVYLVTKDQDNAALRFEAGEIDALDNLRPADYPGLEKGQARGGYRLYELGPSYNTNFMWFNLNPSPGAMPGRRPGEPAVGAVKYAWFSNADFRRAISKAIDRDALIAGPLHGFGYRNWSTMTPGNAKWFDSTLVGVDDDPAGAARLLAGLGMKDRDGDGQLEDAGGHPVAFDITTNADNPWRQEMVNLIRDDLAKVGIQVTLVPLDFNTLITRYRRDFRYDVMLLGQGSAVPADPGMGQNVWRSSGATHYWRVRSPRPGSPEEARVDALMQRVVYTRDVAARKAAWHELMQIVNDQCWLIWLPIMDLRIPVRDRFANVAPSPMPPRVLWNAERIFVRPGTGRR, from the coding sequence ATGCGGCGGCACGGCTGGTCGCTCGCGACGCTGCTGCTGGTGACACTGGCGGGCGGATGCGGTGGCCCCGTCACGCGGGAGGCCTGGGTGGACCGCGTGCCGCTGCCCGCGGACACGATGGTCACGCCGATGGCTCGCACCGGCGTTCATGGCGGCCGTTTCCGCATGGGGGTTTCCTCGGCGCCGCGGACCTTCAACCCGGTGGTGGCGAACGAGGCCTCTTCGAACGAGGTCTGTGGAAAGCTCTACACGTCGCTCACCGACGTGGACTACATCACGGGCGACGACATCGCGCTGGTGGCGAAGTCGTGGGAGTTCAGTCCCGACGAGCGCACCGTCACCTTTCACCTCCGGCACGGCCTGCGCTTCAGCGACGGACAGCCGCTCACCTCGGCCGACGTCCTGTTCAGCTTCGACGTCTACATGGACGACTCGCTGCGCTCGGCCGCGCAGGAAGCCCTGACCTGGCGGGACTCGCTCACCGGCGAGCGCCACAAGTTCAGCTACGCCGCCCCCGATTCCTACACGTTCCAGGTCACCGGCCCGCGGCCGTATTCGCTCATGCTGGCCGCGACCGGTTCGATCCGCATCCTGCCGCGACACGTGCTCGAGGCGCCGTTCCGTTCGGGTGGGTTCGCCTCCGCCTACAACATCGACACGCCCGCGGCGAAGCTGGTGACCAGCGGGCCATGGCGGCTTCGGCAGTTCGTTCCGGGCGAGAAGGTCGAGCTGGAGCGCAACCCTTACTGGTTCGGGGTGGATGCGAACGGCGGCCGGCTGCCGTATCTCGACGCCCTCGTGTACCTGGTCACGAAGGACCAGGACAACGCCGCGCTCAGGTTCGAGGCCGGCGAGATCGACGCGCTCGACAACCTGCGCCCGGCGGATTACCCGGGCCTCGAGAAGGGGCAGGCGCGCGGCGGCTACCGCCTCTACGAGCTGGGGCCGTCGTACAACACCAACTTCATGTGGTTCAACCTCAACCCTTCGCCGGGCGCGATGCCGGGGCGCCGGCCCGGCGAGCCGGCGGTGGGCGCGGTCAAGTACGCATGGTTCTCGAACGCGGACTTCCGGCGCGCGATTTCGAAAGCCATCGATCGGGACGCGTTGATCGCCGGCCCCCTGCACGGCTTCGGATACCGCAACTGGAGCACCATGACGCCCGGCAACGCGAAGTGGTTCGACTCGACGCTGGTGGGGGTGGACGACGACCCGGCCGGTGCGGCGCGCCTGCTGGCCGGGCTCGGGATGAAGGATCGTGACGGCGACGGCCAGCTCGAGGACGCGGGCGGCCACCCCGTCGCCTTCGACATCACGACCAACGCCGACAACCCGTGGCGGCAGGAAATGGTGAACCTGATCCGCGACGACCTGGCGAAGGTCGGAATCCAGGTCACTCTCGTGCCCCTCGATTTCAACACTCTGATCACCCGCTACCGTCGCGACTTCCGCTACGACGTGATGCTGCTCGGGCAGGGCTCGGCGGTGCCGGCCGATCCCGGCATGGGGCAGAACGTCTGGCGCTCCTCCGGGGCGACGCACTACTGGCGCGTCCGCTCTCCCCGGCCCGGTTCCCCCGAGGAGGCCCGCGTGGACGCGCTGATGCAGCGCGTCGTCTACACGCGCGACGTCGCGGCGCGCAAGGCCGCGTGGCACGAGCTGATGCAGATCGTCAACGACCAGTGCTGGCTGATCTGGCTGCCGATCATGGACCTGCGGATCCCGGTGCGCGACCGGTTCGCGAACGTCGCCCCGAGCCCGATGCCGCCGCGCGTGCTGTGGAACGCGGAACGCATCTTCGTCCGCCCCGGGACCGGGAGGCGCTGA
- a CDS encoding fibronectin type III domain-containing protein, whose amino-acid sequence MSHLDASRGPARAGVALAILLSFAPRHAAAATAAPDTPAPPAAPAGLVFEDVPNDAGREMDLRWTLSPDDTSGGRRVTGYLLLRAATPGGPWAVVDSVGAGVHEHRDGTLHRDSSYFYRVAAVGPGGRTLAGAAAGPAIARAAWFNSTRGSVLAFMALFFLLVLYYMYMAQSGRKPFVRRLAGIDAIEEAIGRATEMGRPVLYVPGIQDIDEMQTVASLIILESVARITARYETPIRVPVAYPIPFTIAQEMVRSGHINAGRPETFDAKSVSFVSPEQFAYVASLTGIMLRDRPAAHLFLGSFYAESLMLAETGFSTGAIQVAGTANVHQLPFFVVACDYTLIGEELFAASAYLSGEARLVGGLKGADMLKVAIVVVVIVGCVLETMGVHGLTRWMQTQ is encoded by the coding sequence TTGAGCCACCTCGACGCCTCACGAGGTCCGGCGCGGGCGGGAGTCGCGCTCGCGATCCTGCTGTCGTTCGCGCCGCGGCACGCGGCCGCGGCCACCGCCGCGCCGGACACGCCGGCGCCGCCGGCGGCGCCCGCGGGCCTGGTCTTCGAGGACGTTCCGAACGACGCGGGCCGGGAAATGGACCTGCGCTGGACGCTGTCGCCCGACGACACGTCCGGTGGACGGCGGGTGACGGGATACCTGCTGCTGCGCGCGGCGACTCCGGGGGGCCCGTGGGCCGTCGTGGACTCGGTCGGAGCGGGCGTGCACGAACACCGCGACGGCACGTTGCACCGGGACTCGAGCTATTTCTATCGCGTCGCCGCCGTCGGGCCGGGGGGCCGCACGCTCGCCGGCGCCGCCGCGGGCCCCGCCATCGCGCGGGCCGCCTGGTTCAATTCGACGCGGGGCAGCGTGCTCGCGTTCATGGCGCTGTTCTTCCTGCTGGTGCTCTACTACATGTACATGGCGCAGTCGGGACGCAAACCGTTCGTGCGCCGGCTGGCGGGTATTGACGCGATCGAGGAGGCGATCGGGCGGGCGACCGAGATGGGCCGGCCGGTGCTCTACGTGCCGGGCATCCAGGACATCGACGAGATGCAGACGGTCGCCAGCCTCATCATCCTGGAGAGCGTCGCGCGCATCACCGCCCGCTACGAGACGCCGATCCGCGTTCCGGTCGCCTACCCGATTCCCTTCACGATCGCGCAGGAGATGGTGCGCAGCGGACACATCAATGCCGGACGGCCCGAGACCTTCGACGCGAAGAGCGTGAGTTTCGTCTCGCCGGAACAGTTCGCCTACGTCGCCTCGCTGACGGGCATCATGCTGCGCGACCGCCCCGCCGCGCACCTCTTCCTGGGCTCCTTCTACGCCGAATCGCTGATGCTCGCCGAGACCGGCTTCTCGACGGGCGCCATCCAGGTCGCCGGAACCGCGAACGTGCACCAGCTGCCGTTCTTCGTCGTGGCCTGCGACTACACGCTGATCGGCGAGGAGCTGTTCGCGGCCAGCGCCTACCTGTCCGGCGAGGCGCGCCTGGTGGGCGGGCTCAAGGGCGCCGACATGCTGAAAGTCGCGATCGTGGTGGTCGTGATCGTCGGCTGCGTCCTCGAAACCATGGGCGTCCACGGGCTCACCCGCTGGATGCAGACGCAATAG
- a CDS encoding ABC transporter permease: protein MRAFIARRLLQLVPLLLGISALTFLLLQLAPGDFLATMAENPQVPAEALEQMRRGFGLDQPWYVQYGLYLRNVFLHFDFGYSFAYRLPVFSVLGKGVLNTLLLASAAMVVTWGLAIPFGVLAAVRQHRWQDRTLSVAAFVSLSVPELLSGMLLLMLAANTGWFPVGNMHSDDAADLGAIARALDVARHLVLPALVVGLVPFASRMRQMRASLLDVLKLDYVTTARAKGLSESRVVTHHALRNALNPMITLFGFTLGSLLSGSFVAETIFSWPGIGTITLEAIRTEDQYLVMGAVLVAATVLVLGNLAADLLLAAADPRISHD, encoded by the coding sequence ATGCGCGCCTTCATCGCCCGCCGTCTGCTGCAGCTGGTCCCGTTGCTGCTCGGGATCTCGGCGCTGACGTTCCTGCTGCTGCAGCTCGCGCCCGGGGACTTTCTCGCCACGATGGCGGAGAACCCGCAGGTTCCGGCGGAAGCGCTCGAGCAGATGCGGCGGGGTTTCGGCCTCGACCAGCCCTGGTACGTCCAGTACGGCCTCTACCTCAGGAACGTCTTCCTGCATTTCGACTTCGGCTACTCCTTCGCCTACCGCCTTCCCGTCTTCAGCGTGCTCGGCAAGGGAGTCCTCAACACCCTGCTGCTCGCCTCGGCGGCGATGGTCGTGACCTGGGGCCTGGCGATTCCGTTCGGCGTCCTCGCCGCCGTGCGTCAGCATCGCTGGCAGGACCGGACGCTGTCGGTGGCGGCGTTCGTCTCGTTGTCGGTGCCCGAGCTGCTCTCCGGCATGCTCCTGCTCATGCTCGCGGCGAACACCGGCTGGTTTCCCGTCGGCAACATGCACTCGGACGACGCGGCGGACCTGGGAGCGATCGCGCGCGCCCTGGACGTGGCGCGGCACCTCGTCCTGCCGGCGCTGGTCGTCGGGCTGGTTCCGTTCGCGAGCCGCATGCGGCAGATGCGCGCGAGCCTGCTCGACGTGCTGAAACTCGACTACGTGACGACGGCGCGGGCCAAGGGACTGTCCGAATCGCGGGTGGTGACCCACCACGCCCTGCGCAACGCCCTGAACCCGATGATCACCCTGTTCGGCTTCACGCTCGGCTCGCTGCTCTCCGGTTCGTTCGTCGCCGAGACCATCTTCTCGTGGCCCGGAATCGGGACGATCACGCTGGAAGCCATCCGCACCGAGGACCAGTACCTCGTGATGGGCGCGGTGCTGGTGGCCGCGACGGTGCTGGTGCTGGGCAACCTCGCCGCCGACCTGCTGCTGGCGGCGGCGGACCCGAGGATCTCGCATGACTGA
- a CDS encoding ABC transporter permease, which translates to MTDVAHEVGAEVRVAPRSRAWHRFRSSPLSVAGMGLLALLYAAALLAPFLAPYGENEVDRGRFYHPPTPVRWMDGAGRFHPGGFVRATVADAASPGGFREDPERVVPLRWFARGASYRWLGLFATDRHLFGVDAPDRVYLLGADRQGRDLLSRALFGAQVSLTVGLLGILISFSIGLLLGAISGYFGGWPDEVLMRFTELVLSIPALYLIVAMRGAFPTHLSSREVYLGIVLVLALLGWAALARVIRGMVLGLRRAEFVLAAEALGAGRLRIIVRHILPNTASFVIVAATVAVPGYILGEVFLSFLGMGVQEPAASWGNMLGDARSLSVLRNSPWMLYTPAVAIFVTVMAFNLFGDGLRDALDPRGTSGGRP; encoded by the coding sequence ATGACTGACGTCGCGCACGAGGTGGGGGCGGAGGTCCGGGTGGCCCCGCGGTCGCGCGCCTGGCACCGGTTCCGGAGCAGCCCGCTGTCGGTGGCGGGCATGGGCCTGCTGGCGCTGCTCTACGCGGCGGCGTTGCTGGCGCCGTTCCTCGCCCCGTACGGCGAGAACGAGGTGGATCGCGGGCGCTTCTACCATCCGCCGACCCCGGTGCGGTGGATGGACGGGGCCGGCCGGTTCCATCCGGGAGGCTTCGTCCGGGCGACGGTCGCGGACGCCGCGTCTCCCGGAGGGTTCCGCGAGGACCCTGAGCGCGTGGTGCCGCTGCGCTGGTTCGCGCGGGGCGCGTCCTATCGCTGGCTCGGCCTGTTCGCCACCGACCGCCACCTGTTCGGCGTGGACGCGCCCGACCGGGTCTACCTGCTCGGCGCGGACCGGCAGGGGCGCGACCTCCTCTCGCGCGCGCTGTTCGGCGCGCAGGTCTCCTTGACCGTCGGCCTGCTGGGCATCCTGATCTCGTTCTCGATCGGACTGCTCCTGGGTGCGATCTCGGGCTACTTCGGTGGCTGGCCGGACGAGGTCCTGATGCGCTTCACCGAACTGGTGCTGAGCATTCCGGCGCTGTACCTGATCGTCGCGATGCGCGGCGCCTTCCCGACGCACCTGTCCAGCCGCGAAGTCTACCTGGGCATCGTGCTGGTGCTCGCGCTCCTCGGCTGGGCGGCCCTGGCGCGCGTCATTCGCGGCATGGTGCTGGGGCTGCGGCGCGCGGAGTTCGTGCTCGCCGCCGAAGCGCTCGGCGCCGGCAGGCTGCGGATCATCGTCCGTCACATCCTGCCCAACACCGCCTCGTTCGTGATCGTCGCCGCGACCGTGGCCGTGCCCGGCTACATCCTCGGCGAGGTGTTCCTGTCGTTCCTCGGCATGGGCGTGCAGGAGCCGGCGGCCTCGTGGGGCAACATGCTCGGGGACGCGCGCTCGCTGAGCGTGTTGCGCAACTCCCCGTGGATGCTGTACACGCCGGCGGTGGCGATCTTCGTCACCGTCATGGCTTTCAACCTGTTCGGCGACGGTCTGCGCGACGCACTGGACCCGCGCGGCACCAGCGGAGGACGTCCGTGA
- the gcvH gene encoding glycine cleavage system protein GcvH, with product MGFPDDVRYTKEHEWAREEGGLVTVGITSWATDQLGDVVFVELPEPGRALEAGKPFGVVEAVKTVSDLFAPLAGEVVEVNTLLADNPAVVNQAPYGDGWMVRIRPSDPKAFAQLLSHDDYEKLVEEQHA from the coding sequence GTGGGATTTCCCGACGACGTTCGCTACACGAAGGAGCACGAGTGGGCCCGCGAAGAGGGCGGGCTGGTCACGGTCGGCATCACGAGCTGGGCCACCGATCAGCTCGGAGACGTGGTGTTCGTCGAGCTGCCCGAACCCGGACGGGCGCTGGAGGCCGGCAAGCCGTTCGGGGTCGTCGAAGCGGTCAAGACGGTGAGCGACCTGTTCGCTCCCCTGGCGGGCGAAGTGGTCGAGGTGAACACGTTGCTGGCGGACAACCCGGCGGTCGTGAACCAGGCGCCGTACGGCGACGGCTGGATGGTGCGGATCCGGCCCTCGGACCCGAAGGCCTTCGCGCAGCTCCTCTCGCACGACGACTACGAGAAGCTCGTCGAGGAACAGCACGCGTGA
- the kbl gene encoding glycine C-acetyltransferase, with the protein MFDSMKEPLAQELARIREAGLYKDERVIVSPQGPQVRLEDGRDVLVFCANNYLGLSSHPKVIEAAHRALDSHGYGMSSVRFICGTQDLHKLLERRISEFLGTEDTILYAACFDANGGVFEPLLGENDAVISDALNHASIIDGVRLCKARRWRFANNDMSDLERCLREADAQGCPQKLIVTDGVFSMDGTVANLKSIVELAEAHRALVMVDECHATGFVGRTGRGTPELHGVQGRVDILTGTLGKALGGALGGFTSGRREIVEMLRQRSRPYLFSNALPPAVVGASIAVFELLSSTTELRDRLESNTLRFREGMAAAGFEIKPGTHPIVPIMLYDERLAHELAARLLERGIYVIGFSFPVVPRGQARIRVQLSAAHTHEQIDRAIEAFTQAGRELGVLRHAAR; encoded by the coding sequence ATGTTCGACTCGATGAAGGAGCCGCTCGCGCAGGAGCTGGCGAGGATCCGCGAGGCTGGCCTGTACAAGGACGAGCGGGTCATCGTATCGCCGCAGGGGCCGCAGGTGCGGCTCGAGGACGGCCGCGACGTGCTGGTGTTCTGCGCCAACAACTACCTCGGGCTCTCGAGCCACCCGAAGGTGATCGAGGCGGCGCACCGGGCGCTCGACTCGCACGGTTACGGCATGTCGTCGGTGCGCTTCATCTGCGGCACGCAGGATCTGCACAAGCTCCTCGAACGCCGGATCTCGGAGTTCCTCGGCACCGAGGACACGATCCTCTACGCGGCGTGCTTCGACGCCAACGGCGGGGTGTTCGAGCCGCTGCTGGGAGAGAACGACGCCGTGATCAGCGACGCGCTCAACCACGCCTCGATCATCGACGGGGTGCGGCTGTGCAAGGCCCGGCGCTGGCGCTTCGCGAACAACGACATGTCGGACCTCGAACGTTGCCTTCGGGAGGCCGACGCGCAGGGCTGTCCGCAGAAGCTGATCGTCACGGACGGCGTCTTCAGCATGGACGGCACGGTCGCGAACCTGAAGTCCATCGTCGAGCTCGCGGAGGCGCATCGGGCGCTGGTGATGGTGGACGAGTGCCACGCGACCGGCTTCGTGGGGCGCACCGGCCGCGGCACGCCCGAGCTGCACGGCGTGCAGGGGCGCGTGGACATCCTCACCGGCACGCTGGGCAAAGCCCTGGGTGGCGCGCTGGGCGGCTTCACCTCGGGACGTCGCGAAATCGTCGAGATGCTGCGCCAGCGTTCGCGACCCTACCTGTTCTCGAACGCCCTTCCGCCCGCGGTCGTCGGCGCCAGCATCGCCGTCTTCGAGCTGCTTTCCTCGACGACCGAGCTGCGCGACCGACTCGAATCGAACACCCTGCGATTCCGGGAAGGCATGGCCGCCGCGGGGTTCGAGATCAAGCCCGGCACGCACCCGATCGTCCCGATCATGCTGTACGACGAACGCCTCGCGCACGAGCTGGCGGCCCGGCTCCTCGAGCGGGGAATCTACGTGATCGGCTTTTCGTTTCCGGTCGTGCCGCGTGGCCAGGCACGCATTCGCGTGCAGCTCTCGGCCGCGCACACGCACGAGCAGATCGACCGGGCGATCGAGGCGTTCACGCAGGCGGGAAGGGAACTGGGCGTGCTCCGGCACGCCGCCCGCTGA